In Bythopirellula goksoeyrii, a single window of DNA contains:
- a CDS encoding coiled-coil domain-containing protein: MSRRPIEEEDSAQDSFLDIVANLVGVIIILVMLVGAKATHDAFSGKEVAVPEEKVVVDNGPDEKELEAQLRAARSGLFEARREVEQLATRLIQIKREADDFDAERVNLAMHRSVVEEDMARRRELLDSEHQQQYDVQKQIAEYQLTLDALTKEQLGLLTGPETVEELESVPTPLAREIDGNAIHLRLKKGLVSIVPFDELLDEVQNHVEDIRRRLQSSDHVVDTFGPIDGYRIRMTVSRVADPMSIGHRAGQIMRIEYDQYAEVLPTSEGIGQDVEQALMPGGSLYKYLQDHRRVSPSVVVWLYTDSFDDFRLLKRTLWEMGFSMATRPMIPGANIGASPHGTKAAAQ, from the coding sequence ATGAGTAGACGCCCCATCGAAGAAGAAGATTCGGCCCAGGATTCATTCCTCGACATTGTCGCCAACCTCGTCGGCGTGATCATCATCCTGGTTATGCTGGTCGGCGCCAAAGCGACTCACGATGCCTTCAGTGGTAAGGAAGTAGCTGTTCCGGAAGAAAAGGTCGTCGTTGACAATGGCCCGGATGAAAAGGAACTTGAGGCTCAACTCAGAGCCGCCCGCTCAGGATTGTTTGAAGCACGACGGGAAGTGGAGCAACTCGCTACTCGGCTCATCCAAATCAAACGTGAAGCAGACGATTTCGACGCGGAACGAGTCAACCTGGCGATGCATCGCAGCGTGGTCGAAGAAGATATGGCCCGCCGCCGCGAATTGCTCGATTCTGAACACCAGCAGCAATACGATGTCCAAAAACAAATCGCAGAATACCAACTCACGCTCGACGCGCTCACCAAGGAACAGTTGGGCCTGCTCACTGGCCCTGAGACCGTCGAAGAACTCGAGAGCGTCCCTACTCCCTTGGCCAGAGAAATCGATGGCAACGCAATTCATCTGAGACTCAAAAAGGGTCTGGTCTCGATCGTCCCGTTCGACGAACTGCTCGATGAAGTGCAGAATCATGTGGAAGATATTCGCCGCCGACTCCAGTCCAGCGACCACGTGGTTGACACCTTTGGCCCCATCGACGGTTACCGCATTCGCATGACGGTTAGTCGCGTGGCCGACCCCATGTCGATAGGCCACCGCGCCGGACAGATCATGCGAATCGAGTACGATCAGTATGCTGAGGTTTTGCCGACCTCCGAGGGGATCGGCCAAGACGTCGAACAAGCCCTCATGCCAGGCGGTTCGCTCTATAAATACTTACAAGATCACCGCCGCGTATCGCCTTCGGTGGTCGTTTGGCTCTACACGGACAGCTTTGACGATTTCCGCCTGCTCAAACGCACGCTCTGGGAAATGGGTTTTTCGATGGCAACCCGCCCCATGATCCCCGGCGCCAACATCGGCGCCTCACCACACGGCACCAAAGCGGCGGCGCAGTAA
- a CDS encoding beta strand repeat-containing protein produces the protein MHRLFVACGTRALSGCFVLLPWLFYSCALYADDMEWRNAISGNFNESSNWNVTSGPGTPPPGPGDEIELNEAGQYTITLKQNEAADRIFQSAGVVTLLSDSAVARTLDLTTGRADVIVRNSSKLNIGSATNPVRLFVGDQMPIGTGTGDGIVEVRGENSFLNVQGMGSQSIGSSGFVGSLRITEQARSSYGLNGTLQLGVSGIATSKGTVEVDGGSEMTTGNINIATVDSGATGTMTVSGAQSMISQMLPGTTLTIGSANSGVGELNIFSGGRFTSGTGISTVMPTGILNLDDGVLSLKGDLLINGGTFNKGNSSFLGFSANSSVTASNGAQLNFAGASFLDDGVSIEINSGADVIATDHFVLGGFLGGELIVGGLGSTFGAPAVTIGVPIENQGGGTNRFTLRDSATATISGELNIGTSLIDESMDFLDVKNDASMIAGNINVSTGPLGSGTITVSGGASITQTGASTLAVGSTTGTGSSAINLIGGQFTTGIGLTTVNTTGSLNLDGGIFYANGDMLIDGGTLTTISGDYLELAAAKSLTATNEAQLDFSFASFSLEDDTALELNLGADLSIDTLNIGNDGTSGEVVVDGMGTQLRVSLLSIGRFESMGTLTLRNDAAIEVVQMDISDSGQFSFLDGRVTVEGVHGNLTNQSGALVPGPDIMLTTVTGSYTQLAGGELSLEIGGTTRGSEYDALDVTNIVNLDGTLDVALIEGFSPNIGDSFDILTASSVLGTFASEDLPNIGDLLWNVEYTATSVVLEVVSPFSADFDGDGDVDAEDLIKWQGDFGGLGSDTDGDGDTDGADFLAWQRQFGGSIPFNAAVQAVPEQNASSILILGMMIGCLHRQRL, from the coding sequence ATGCATCGCCTTTTCGTTGCGTGTGGCACTCGCGCTCTTTCCGGGTGCTTTGTCTTACTGCCATGGTTGTTTTATTCATGTGCTCTCTACGCCGACGACATGGAATGGAGGAACGCGATCAGTGGAAATTTTAATGAATCGAGCAACTGGAATGTCACGAGCGGGCCAGGCACTCCCCCTCCGGGACCCGGCGACGAAATCGAACTAAATGAGGCTGGTCAATACACAATCACGCTCAAACAGAACGAAGCGGCTGATCGAATCTTTCAATCGGCGGGGGTTGTAACGCTACTGAGCGATAGCGCTGTCGCCCGGACTTTAGATCTCACGACAGGTCGGGCGGATGTGATTGTACGTAATAGCAGCAAGCTTAACATTGGTTCGGCAACAAATCCTGTACGCCTCTTTGTTGGCGACCAGATGCCGATTGGCACGGGCACGGGCGATGGAATCGTCGAAGTAAGGGGAGAGAACTCCTTTTTGAACGTGCAAGGCATGGGGAGTCAATCAATCGGTTCGTCGGGATTCGTAGGCAGCTTGCGGATTACAGAGCAGGCGCGGTCGTCTTACGGACTAAACGGCACACTTCAACTTGGCGTTTCCGGAATTGCTACCTCAAAGGGTACCGTCGAGGTCGATGGTGGCAGTGAAATGACTACCGGTAATATCAACATCGCAACCGTCGATTCCGGCGCCACGGGCACGATGACCGTTTCTGGTGCGCAGTCTATGATTTCCCAGATGTTGCCCGGCACTACATTGACCATTGGTAGTGCCAACAGTGGTGTGGGCGAGCTCAATATTTTTTCGGGTGGCCGCTTTACTTCTGGCACAGGCATTTCGACCGTTATGCCTACAGGCATACTCAACCTTGATGATGGCGTGCTGAGTCTGAAAGGTGACCTGTTGATCAATGGGGGAACGTTCAATAAGGGCAATTCGAGCTTCTTGGGTTTTAGTGCTAATAGCTCTGTGACCGCTTCCAACGGAGCCCAACTAAATTTCGCGGGAGCCTCTTTTCTCGACGATGGTGTCAGCATCGAAATCAACTCTGGTGCAGATGTCATCGCTACGGATCACTTTGTACTCGGAGGATTCCTGGGTGGTGAGTTGATCGTTGGCGGCTTAGGCTCCACTTTTGGCGCTCCTGCGGTGACCATCGGAGTGCCGATCGAAAACCAAGGTGGTGGTACGAATCGCTTTACGCTCCGAGACTCCGCGACTGCCACGATCTCCGGAGAACTGAATATCGGGACCTCTTTAATTGACGAATCGATGGACTTTTTGGATGTCAAAAATGACGCGAGTATGATCGCAGGGAACATCAATGTAAGCACCGGGCCCCTGGGCAGTGGGACGATCACCGTTTCAGGCGGCGCTAGCATAACTCAAACGGGGGCCTCGACACTGGCTGTTGGTAGTACGACAGGCACTGGATCGTCTGCAATTAATTTGATTGGCGGGCAATTCACCACTGGAATTGGCCTCACCACTGTGAACACGACGGGTTCGCTCAACCTCGATGGGGGAATATTCTACGCGAACGGAGACATGCTTATCGATGGTGGAACATTGACAACAATTAGCGGTGATTACTTGGAATTAGCCGCTGCCAAATCGCTCACAGCTACCAACGAAGCACAGCTTGATTTCTCTTTTGCGTCTTTCTCCCTAGAAGACGATACTGCTTTGGAACTCAATCTGGGTGCCGACTTATCGATTGATACTCTCAATATTGGCAACGATGGTACTAGTGGTGAAGTGGTCGTCGATGGCATGGGGACGCAGCTCAGGGTAAGTTTGCTGTCGATTGGTCGCTTTGAATCGATGGGTACATTGACTCTACGCAATGACGCTGCAATCGAAGTGGTGCAAATGGACATTTCAGATAGTGGTCAATTCAGTTTTCTCGATGGACGAGTCACAGTCGAAGGTGTGCATGGCAATCTAACGAACCAAAGCGGTGCTTTGGTGCCTGGACCCGACATCATGCTCACCACCGTCACGGGCAGCTACACGCAACTGGCAGGGGGTGAACTCTCATTAGAGATCGGCGGCACGACACGCGGGAGCGAATACGATGCCCTCGACGTTACAAATATCGTCAACCTTGATGGCACGCTCGATGTCGCGCTGATCGAAGGTTTCAGCCCCAATATCGGGGATAGTTTCGATATCCTTACCGCCTCGAGCGTACTCGGCACATTCGCCAGCGAAGATCTGCCAAACATCGGCGACCTGCTATGGAATGTTGAATACACCGCAACGAGTGTGGTGCTGGAAGTGGTTTCTCCATTTTCAGCCGACTTCGACGGTGACGGCGATGTAGATGCCGAGGATTTGATAAAATGGCAAGGTGACTTCGGTGGACTAGGTTCTGACACCGATGGAGATGGTGACACAGACGGCGCCGACTTCCTTGCCTGGCAACGTCAATTCGGCGGTAGTATCCCGTTCAATGCAGCCGTGCAAGCTGTTCCGGAGCAAAATGCGTCGAGCATTCTAATCCTTGGAATGATGATCGGTTGCTTGCATCGTCAACGTCTTTGA
- a CDS encoding beta strand repeat-containing protein, which yields MSSMLRKLYVGLFRGLLICSTSLLPTAPGMAITTEWTGSDGNGGSGTFQNSSHWDAGVPDVGDRAQFFENAIPVVVFTGDAVSDELTVTDGTVFFESDSSTLRTYTLATGPADANISGGTLQIGTALKPVFLNLPNVSSDGGLNVSVMNIGSQADGTVSVVGVDSRLDVLGATNHSLGFSGNHGVLIVSDNALANFGTVGSGGTLNLADSGNGGSQATVLVDTGGILNVGNLDIATLTSNATGTLIIDGSLSSVNQTLSGANLTVGSASGGMGTIRIENGASFTTGTGTTTINATGTVNVGIVGDGAFDVRGPVNINAGSLNVGDFDDFQFANGQTLIASNNAQLNFGRYLLGYGSTFEINSGSDFMVAGDLGMGLLGEGTLTARESGSNVSVTGALQLGLGSNTATATFGDDSNGTFEEIALADTSTSGAVGTLSVESGAHIDTGLIAIATKGGDALGTLNVENATVIQDSGSLTIGSATGSGTGTLNIRTGAQFETQVGVTTINSTGLLNQTGGEFIAFGGVDVNGGSIEVSGGLFDVGVGTNLTATNNAQLNFAEGPLIRRGSTFEISTGSDLSVTGAFTMGFGDSATDTLIVDGSGSTFAAGSGTHWGDQAGSALVTLRNNAFGIFSGTLEIGSNDLSTAGQLDIEMGAVVTAEALTIRETGTVNVGLTGDGTLNTNGPVLVDGGILNVSSIFYFDLADGQTLTASNSAQLDFGSYQIDDGTRFEINSGSDWLLDTLQIGIGENGMLIVEGPGSTVTTTSASFARWGFLGNANITFRNEASGDFGDIRLADSSDSVSSLSIESNADLVLNDLDIATSNGGKGTLTIIGSGSTLTQTGDSTLNLGNESETGSATINIVNGGVYTTGTGTTTINGTGTLNIGNAGVGSFNANEDVVVVGGRINKFTSGNLNLAAGKSVTASEDAVLNFLGQYIVNSGNRFEITSGADFRMAGLFVIGTVTDGELIIDGPGSELIVANHAYWGLNGGSAIVTLRNNATAQVDGSLVLGSSDVGLSSGIFRIQSGGQYNNTSGDTVIDATGQLSIAGGTLNAKTIDHTNGGLFIFVGGTLSVGTFHGDLTNIGGILAPGSSAGGTTIVGDYTQQTGAALEIEIGGTLQVAEFDFVNVTGTTLLDGDLQLALLNGFVPDPSDSFTILSTSVLAGFFDNVASGGRLSTIDGLGSFEVTLDFSADQIVLSDFESSLSADVDLDGDVDGADFLMIQRTNPALISQWQTQHGMSQSTTVTAAVPEPSTLLVLTLVFLANCCRRNYSLA from the coding sequence ATGTCTAGTATGTTACGGAAGCTTTATGTGGGTCTGTTTCGCGGACTCCTAATCTGTTCGACATCTCTTCTCCCGACCGCACCGGGAATGGCGATCACTACCGAGTGGACGGGCTCAGATGGAAACGGTGGAAGTGGAACCTTCCAAAACAGTTCACATTGGGATGCTGGAGTCCCTGATGTGGGAGATCGAGCCCAGTTTTTTGAGAACGCCATCCCTGTGGTGGTCTTCACAGGCGATGCGGTTTCTGATGAACTGACGGTCACAGACGGCACAGTTTTTTTTGAGAGTGATTCCTCAACGCTCCGCACGTACACACTCGCCACAGGACCAGCCGACGCTAACATTAGTGGCGGCACGCTGCAAATCGGCACAGCTCTCAAACCTGTCTTTCTGAATCTGCCTAATGTTAGCTCTGATGGCGGATTGAATGTGAGTGTGATGAACATTGGCAGTCAAGCGGATGGCACTGTCTCGGTGGTAGGGGTTGATTCGCGGCTCGATGTGTTGGGGGCTACTAACCATAGCCTGGGCTTTAGCGGCAACCACGGCGTACTGATCGTATCTGACAACGCGTTGGCAAACTTTGGTACCGTCGGCAGCGGTGGCACACTCAACCTTGCCGACTCGGGCAATGGTGGAAGCCAAGCGACAGTGCTAGTCGATACCGGTGGCATTCTCAACGTCGGAAATTTAGACATTGCCACTCTCACGTCCAACGCCACCGGCACATTGATTATCGACGGCAGTCTATCGTCAGTGAATCAAACCCTTAGCGGCGCGAATCTCACGGTCGGAAGCGCTTCGGGCGGAATGGGCACTATTAGAATCGAGAATGGCGCATCATTCACAACCGGCACAGGAACAACGACGATCAATGCGACTGGGACAGTGAATGTTGGTATCGTCGGCGATGGAGCATTTGATGTTAGGGGACCGGTGAATATCAACGCTGGATCGCTCAACGTTGGCGATTTCGATGATTTTCAATTTGCCAACGGCCAGACACTTATTGCGTCAAATAACGCGCAGCTCAATTTTGGCCGTTATCTTCTTGGATATGGATCGACTTTTGAGATCAACTCGGGTTCCGATTTCATGGTTGCAGGGGACCTCGGCATGGGGTTACTTGGTGAGGGAACGCTTACCGCTCGTGAATCAGGTAGCAATGTCTCTGTGACGGGAGCATTGCAGTTGGGATTAGGAAGTAATACGGCCACCGCGACGTTTGGTGATGACTCGAATGGTACTTTCGAGGAGATCGCATTGGCCGACACATCCACTTCCGGAGCGGTTGGCACTCTTTCGGTTGAGAGTGGCGCTCACATCGATACAGGATTGATCGCGATTGCCACGAAGGGGGGTGACGCTCTCGGCACACTCAATGTAGAAAATGCAACTGTGATCCAAGACTCCGGATCGCTCACAATCGGCAGTGCGACGGGCTCAGGAACGGGCACATTGAACATCAGAACTGGTGCCCAGTTTGAAACGCAGGTTGGCGTTACGACGATTAACTCCACCGGATTACTGAATCAAACCGGGGGTGAGTTCATTGCCTTCGGTGGCGTTGATGTGAATGGTGGTAGCATCGAAGTCAGCGGAGGGTTGTTTGACGTGGGTGTTGGCACTAATCTCACTGCAACAAACAACGCTCAATTGAACTTTGCCGAAGGTCCCCTGATTCGCAGAGGAAGTACTTTCGAAATAAGTACAGGTTCGGATCTTTCCGTGACCGGTGCCTTCACGATGGGGTTTGGTGACAGCGCGACAGATACGTTAATCGTGGATGGTAGCGGCTCAACATTCGCAGCCGGCAGTGGCACCCATTGGGGAGATCAAGCAGGGAGCGCACTGGTCACACTCCGCAATAATGCTTTCGGCATCTTCTCGGGAACACTAGAAATTGGCTCAAACGATCTTTCGACAGCAGGACAGCTAGATATCGAAATGGGAGCAGTTGTAACGGCAGAAGCACTTACGATCCGCGAGACGGGCACAGTCAACGTAGGACTAACCGGCGATGGCACGCTCAATACCAATGGACCAGTGCTTGTGGACGGTGGCATACTGAACGTCAGTAGTATCTTCTATTTCGATTTAGCCGATGGGCAAACACTCACCGCCTCGAACAGTGCCCAATTAGATTTTGGTTCCTACCAAATTGACGATGGAACGAGGTTTGAGATCAACAGTGGTAGCGACTGGTTGTTGGATACGCTTCAGATTGGCATTGGTGAAAATGGAATGCTGATCGTCGAAGGTCCAGGCTCAACTGTCACTACAACCTCCGCTAGCTTTGCCAGATGGGGCTTTCTGGGGAATGCCAACATTACTTTCCGCAACGAAGCAAGCGGTGATTTCGGAGACATCCGGTTAGCAGATTCGAGTGATTCAGTTAGTAGTCTCTCGATCGAATCGAACGCCGACCTAGTATTGAACGATCTCGACATCGCCACAAGTAACGGCGGTAAGGGCACTCTCACCATCATCGGGAGCGGCTCGACGCTCACTCAAACTGGCGATTCGACGCTTAATCTCGGCAACGAGAGTGAGACTGGCTCGGCTACGATCAATATCGTTAATGGCGGCGTGTACACCACAGGTACCGGTACGACTACGATTAACGGCACCGGCACGTTGAATATTGGCAACGCCGGTGTTGGCTCGTTCAACGCGAATGAAGACGTGGTGGTTGTGGGGGGCCGGATTAACAAATTCACTAGTGGCAATTTAAACCTTGCCGCTGGTAAATCAGTGACGGCTTCCGAGGATGCGGTGCTGAATTTCTTAGGCCAATATATTGTGAATTCAGGAAACCGGTTTGAAATTACCTCGGGTGCTGATTTTCGAATGGCTGGGCTTTTCGTTATCGGAACAGTCACCGACGGTGAACTGATCATCGATGGCCCCGGATCCGAATTAATAGTCGCTAATCATGCATATTGGGGACTCAATGGCGGTAGCGCAATCGTCACGTTGCGCAACAATGCAACCGCCCAGGTGGACGGCAGTCTCGTTCTTGGCAGTAGCGATGTCGGCTTGAGCTCGGGGATATTCAGAATTCAGTCGGGTGGACAGTATAACAACACCTCTGGCGACACGGTGATCGATGCTACGGGGCAGCTCTCAATTGCCGGTGGCACCCTCAATGCGAAGACAATTGACCACACCAACGGTGGTTTATTCATTTTCGTGGGGGGCACGCTTAGCGTTGGAACATTCCATGGTGATCTCACCAACATTGGGGGCATTTTAGCCCCGGGATCCTCAGCCGGCGGCACCACAATCGTGGGCGACTACACACAACAAACTGGCGCTGCACTCGAAATTGAAATCGGTGGTACGCTTCAGGTAGCGGAGTTCGACTTCGTAAACGTGACAGGAACGACACTCTTGGATGGGGATTTACAGCTTGCCCTGCTTAATGGTTTTGTCCCCGACCCCTCCGATTCGTTTACCATCCTCTCAACAAGCGTCTTGGCCGGTTTTTTCGACAACGTCGCTTCTGGTGGGCGGCTCAGCACGATCGACGGTCTCGGCTCGTTTGAGGTAACGCTCGACTTTAGTGCCGATCAAATTGTGCTAAGTGATTTCGAATCTTCACTCTCTGCCGACGTTGACTTAGATGGTGATGTCGACGGTGCGGATTTCCTTATGATTCAACGTACCAATCCTGCATTAATTTCTCAGTGGCAGACTCAACATGGTATGAGTCAGTCGACAACGGTTACCGCTGCTGTTCCTGAACCATCAACGCTACTTGTATTGACTCTTGTTTTCCTCGCAAATTGTTGTCGACGCAACTATTCACTTGCATGA
- a CDS encoding transglutaminase domain-containing protein, which produces MWMHATCFLDFNIPVATPFLFMLRPRSGWQQWVGREQYVLTPSVPAVEFTDPFGNLCQRLVAPPGQFSVHTSVDIESADFSDTAPGAPFVEVQLLPDETLPFLLPSRYCESDRFSQMASSIVAGWAPGYDQCAAIVDYIRRTTQYTPGAGQEIISACEVNQRSQAVCRDMAHLGIACCRALSIPARMVVGYLEKLQPMDLHAWFEAYVGGRWYTFDPTQDDLQGGRVAIAYGRDAADVAIYTQFGDPVELLGMEVTVERMAAPSY; this is translated from the coding sequence ATGTGGATGCATGCAACCTGCTTTCTTGACTTTAATATTCCGGTTGCAACTCCCTTCTTGTTCATGCTGCGACCGCGCAGCGGGTGGCAGCAATGGGTCGGACGTGAACAGTATGTTTTGACCCCAAGCGTCCCTGCGGTCGAGTTCACCGATCCGTTTGGTAACCTTTGCCAGCGGTTGGTGGCGCCACCCGGGCAATTCTCCGTCCACACGTCGGTTGATATCGAATCCGCCGATTTCTCCGATACCGCTCCTGGGGCTCCGTTTGTGGAGGTGCAGCTCTTGCCCGACGAAACGTTGCCGTTCCTTCTGCCAAGTCGGTATTGCGAATCAGATCGTTTCAGCCAGATGGCGTCTTCAATCGTCGCGGGTTGGGCGCCTGGGTACGATCAATGCGCCGCAATCGTCGATTACATTCGCCGGACAACACAGTACACGCCCGGGGCGGGCCAGGAAATTATCAGTGCGTGCGAGGTCAATCAGAGATCGCAGGCCGTCTGCCGAGATATGGCACATTTAGGCATCGCTTGTTGCCGCGCGCTTTCGATTCCGGCGCGCATGGTTGTGGGATATCTCGAGAAGCTGCAGCCGATGGATCTGCATGCCTGGTTCGAGGCCTATGTCGGAGGGAGATGGTACACATTCGATCCAACACAAGACGACCTCCAAGGTGGACGAGTGGCAATCGCCTATGGTCGAGATGCGGCCGACGTCGCCATCTACACACAGTTCGGCGACCCGGTGGAATTACTTGGCATGGAAGTCACGGTCGAGCGAATGGCAGCGCCTTCTTACTGA
- a CDS encoding transposase, with translation MRHWLLTNTTYGTWLPGNERGSVTSVRDRRPGDPDVVSRIEHDRPSEPWEEHLPGIQRSSTALLKCPPILLSQAKAELLLPQFQETAAHRNWELHAVAIMSSHFHMVVTVSGDPDPKRVLTDFKAYGSRILNRTYEKPLSKTWWTMRGSTRKLATLTARSAAIHYVLYKQPNPLIVWSAEHGRLI, from the coding sequence ATGCGTCACTGGCTCCTCACAAATACGACCTATGGCACTTGGCTTCCCGGCAATGAGCGTGGTTCGGTAACTTCAGTACGAGATCGACGCCCAGGTGATCCGGATGTCGTCTCACGTATAGAGCACGATCGGCCAAGCGAGCCGTGGGAGGAACATTTACCAGGAATTCAACGAAGTTCGACGGCTTTGCTGAAATGTCCGCCGATTCTTCTATCCCAGGCAAAAGCGGAGCTGCTTCTGCCTCAATTTCAAGAGACGGCCGCGCATCGCAACTGGGAACTTCATGCTGTAGCGATCATGAGTAGCCACTTTCATATGGTAGTCACAGTATCCGGTGATCCCGACCCCAAGCGAGTATTGACTGACTTCAAGGCGTATGGAAGTCGAATCTTGAACCGGACCTATGAAAAGCCCCTTTCAAAAACATGGTGGACCATGCGAGGCTCGACCCGCAAGCTTGCAACACTCACCGCACGTAGCGCAGCGATTCACTACGTGCTCTACAAACAGCCAAACCCCCTGATCGTCTGGTCAGCAGAACACGGAAGACTCATCTAG
- the lepA gene encoding translation elongation factor 4, giving the protein MEHIRNFCIIAHIDHGKSTLADRLIQTCGGISLRDLHEQMLDSMDIERERGITIKSNTITLNYSAADGKDYLLNLIDTPGHVDFSHEVRRSLMACEGALIIVDASQGVEAQTVANLYMALEHDLELLPIINKIDLPSADIERAQEAIDAELGLDPFAAIPISAKNGVNIEKVLQGIVEKLPPPQGDPKAPLKALVFDAHFDKFRGVILQCRVMEGTLKPRDVIHFMHADRDFKVDELGYNQFQLNPRKQLSAGEVGYIVAGVKSVQDIEIGDTITLADSPASEPIPGYQPARQVVFSSIYPMDTGEYEDLTKALEKLAINDAALTFEKDSSAALGFGFRCGFLGLLHLDVIQERLQREFDIGLVISAPSVKYKLTMRDGSEMEVDNPSYWPDPMSIESASEPYIKASIITPEEYVGPVMELCREHRSESQTMNYLSAKRLEVTSVMPLGEVLFDFYGKLKMLTRGYGSLDYEPIEYRTTDVVKVDILVNKEPVDTLSYLVHRDKARSRALHYCEKLAKEIPRHQFKIPIQGAIGGEIIARTTVAPFRKDVTEKLYGGDVTRKKKLLEKQKKGKAKMKQFGSVNIPQKAFVSVLRADDD; this is encoded by the coding sequence ATGGAACACATACGTAATTTCTGCATTATCGCCCATATCGACCATGGAAAGTCGACTCTGGCGGATCGGCTTATCCAAACTTGTGGGGGCATTTCTCTGCGAGACCTGCATGAGCAGATGCTCGATTCGATGGACATCGAACGCGAACGGGGCATCACCATCAAGAGCAACACGATCACGCTCAACTATTCCGCAGCGGATGGCAAAGACTACCTGCTCAATCTCATTGACACGCCTGGTCATGTCGATTTTTCCCATGAAGTCCGCCGATCCTTGATGGCGTGCGAAGGCGCCTTGATCATTGTCGATGCCTCGCAGGGAGTCGAGGCACAAACGGTCGCAAATCTGTATATGGCGTTGGAACACGATTTGGAACTGCTGCCGATCATCAACAAGATCGATTTGCCGTCGGCAGATATTGAGCGAGCCCAAGAAGCGATCGATGCGGAGTTGGGGCTCGATCCGTTCGCTGCGATTCCGATTTCCGCGAAGAATGGCGTCAATATTGAGAAAGTGTTGCAGGGCATTGTCGAGAAATTGCCCCCTCCTCAGGGCGATCCCAAAGCACCGCTAAAGGCGCTCGTGTTTGATGCGCACTTCGACAAGTTTCGTGGCGTGATACTGCAATGTCGTGTAATGGAAGGGACGCTCAAGCCGCGGGATGTGATTCATTTTATGCATGCGGACCGGGACTTTAAGGTGGATGAATTGGGCTACAACCAGTTCCAACTCAACCCCCGTAAGCAACTCAGCGCAGGAGAGGTGGGCTACATTGTAGCTGGGGTTAAAAGTGTGCAGGATATCGAAATCGGCGATACGATCACACTCGCCGACAGTCCAGCGAGCGAGCCAATCCCCGGCTATCAGCCAGCCCGGCAAGTTGTGTTCTCTTCGATCTATCCCATGGATACGGGTGAGTACGAGGATTTGACAAAGGCTTTGGAAAAACTCGCGATCAATGACGCGGCTTTGACCTTTGAGAAAGACAGTTCGGCGGCCCTTGGTTTCGGATTTCGTTGCGGCTTTCTTGGCCTGCTGCACCTGGATGTCATTCAAGAACGCTTGCAGCGTGAGTTCGATATCGGGCTGGTCATCTCCGCCCCCTCGGTGAAGTACAAGCTGACCATGAGGGATGGTTCAGAGATGGAGGTGGATAACCCGAGCTACTGGCCCGATCCGATGTCGATCGAGTCTGCCAGTGAGCCGTACATCAAGGCTTCGATTATCACTCCCGAAGAATATGTCGGCCCTGTCATGGAACTGTGCCGCGAACATCGTTCGGAGAGTCAGACGATGAACTACCTGTCGGCCAAACGTCTGGAAGTGACCAGCGTTATGCCACTTGGCGAGGTGCTGTTTGACTTCTATGGCAAGCTGAAAATGCTTACCCGCGGCTACGGTTCTCTCGACTATGAGCCGATCGAGTATCGCACGACGGATGTAGTGAAAGTCGATATTTTAGTCAACAAAGAGCCTGTCGATACGCTTTCGTATCTCGTGCACCGTGACAAAGCTCGTAGCCGTGCACTGCACTATTGCGAAAAGTTAGCCAAGGAGATTCCTCGCCATCAATTCAAGATTCCTATCCAGGGCGCGATTGGTGGCGAGATCATTGCGCGAACCACGGTCGCCCCCTTCCGCAAGGATGTTACCGAGAAACTCTACGGAGGCGATGTGACACGCAAGAAAAAACTGCTGGAGAAGCAGAAAAAAGGCAAGGCCAAGATGAAACAATTTGGCAGCGTGAACATCCCGCAGAAGGCGTTTGTCTCGGTGCTGCGCGCGGATGATGATTAA